In Chitinivibrionales bacterium, the following proteins share a genomic window:
- a CDS encoding MMPL family transporter produces the protein MKKFADFVFRFRIWIVIVTVGITAFFGYQLRHLRVNSDVISYLPKTDKAVTLFNEIGEKFNGNSLAIIAVEDPALFSRPALLRIDSLTEKLKLAEGVSSVTSLANIIDVKKTPDGLEISRLVDLAEMPDSQAAFDRLKAYTLSKEFYKGRLVDSSAKTTLVVCQLADKSDKMKTVEGIKKTVATMHFPARVYFGGMPEMIYQISMDIFSDLAKLVPLVSLLIILTLFVSFGTVRGVLVPLLSVLIATVWTLGTMSLLRIPLTIISDIIPVLLIAVGTAPCIHILGKFDEKPEERYGNRGDEPKRAFREVGTRVILAAITIIFGFTSFIFGSYLTMIREFGIFSALGVFFSLIISTMFVPSVLTFVNVKRRENAVIKPKNTLSGRIMAGAGAFVLKNEFLIIGCGILVLIVGIVGFPRIQRKVDIVDYFKEGTAIKTTEKILESRFGGSRPIYILVRGDLQSPFVLREMRTISKFLKSLGCVQNPQSVADLIAEMNDVMTGERIVPDSRAKVGNLYFLLEGQDIVSRLVNSDKSEGVLIAMVGTLDVKKMRTIVDGIESYIAGLDTDLAVFSLSSVPEAARQTLYRNQISRISKQVEYDCRTRAPVCNVTKEKVEEFLGKQGYMASFSTASDSLRKSVCVAVRNSLIASLSAGLRSDSALCAMLTEDILELCHDTIAVGANVFSRYKTLSGLSAGAVSFSIGHTGMPLIYRHLDDSLVKSQVQSFIIALVFIYLLIAFQLRSLVGGLFGLIPILLTVVLMFGIMGFAKIPIDVATVLAASVALGIGIDYSIHFSVRFKTFYKGGDRVGEALDNTLRTTGRAIVINVLAVFMGFVTLLFARLVPLQHFGALVAITMIGSGLGALTLLPATIIMTKGGFMKKWQERGEIREDLN, from the coding sequence GTGAAAAAGTTTGCCGACTTTGTTTTCAGGTTCAGAATTTGGATCGTCATCGTCACCGTAGGCATCACTGCTTTTTTCGGTTACCAGCTCAGGCACCTTCGGGTGAACAGCGATGTGATAAGCTATCTGCCCAAAACAGACAAGGCAGTGACGCTGTTCAACGAGATCGGAGAGAAATTCAATGGAAATTCCCTTGCGATCATCGCGGTTGAAGATCCGGCGCTGTTTTCGAGGCCGGCCCTTCTGCGCATAGACTCGCTCACGGAAAAGCTCAAGCTCGCTGAGGGCGTGTCGTCGGTGACAAGCCTTGCCAACATCATCGACGTCAAGAAAACGCCGGACGGCCTGGAAATAAGCAGGCTCGTTGACCTTGCCGAAATGCCGGATTCGCAGGCAGCATTTGACCGGCTCAAGGCCTACACGCTTTCCAAGGAGTTTTACAAGGGCAGGCTCGTTGACAGCAGCGCCAAGACCACGCTGGTGGTGTGCCAGCTCGCGGACAAAAGCGACAAGATGAAAACCGTTGAGGGCATCAAGAAGACCGTTGCCACGATGCATTTCCCGGCGCGCGTGTATTTCGGCGGCATGCCCGAAATGATTTATCAAATATCAATGGATATTTTTTCCGACCTCGCCAAGCTTGTTCCACTGGTAAGCCTGCTTATTATTCTCACGCTGTTCGTCAGCTTCGGCACGGTGCGCGGTGTGCTGGTGCCGCTTTTATCAGTGCTTATTGCAACGGTGTGGACGCTCGGTACCATGAGCCTGCTGCGCATCCCGCTTACCATCATCTCCGACATCATTCCCGTGCTGCTCATTGCCGTGGGAACGGCGCCGTGCATCCACATTCTCGGGAAGTTCGACGAAAAGCCCGAGGAACGCTACGGAAACCGCGGCGATGAACCGAAACGGGCCTTCCGCGAAGTCGGCACTCGCGTGATCCTTGCTGCGATCACCATCATTTTCGGGTTTACAAGCTTTATTTTCGGCTCGTACCTTACCATGATCCGGGAGTTCGGGATATTTTCGGCCCTTGGTGTTTTCTTTTCCCTCATTATTTCTACCATGTTTGTGCCGTCGGTGCTCACGTTCGTCAACGTAAAGCGCAGGGAAAATGCCGTAATAAAACCGAAAAACACCCTTTCCGGCAGGATCATGGCGGGCGCGGGCGCTTTTGTTCTTAAAAACGAGTTCCTGATTATCGGCTGCGGCATTCTTGTTCTTATTGTCGGCATTGTCGGATTTCCCCGCATCCAGCGCAAGGTTGACATTGTAGACTATTTCAAGGAAGGCACGGCGATAAAAACAACGGAAAAGATTCTGGAAAGCAGGTTCGGCGGGTCGCGGCCGATCTACATCCTTGTCAGAGGCGACCTGCAGAGCCCGTTCGTGCTCAGGGAAATGCGCACCATTTCCAAGTTCCTCAAATCCCTCGGCTGCGTGCAGAACCCGCAGTCTGTCGCCGACCTGATCGCCGAGATGAACGATGTGATGACGGGCGAGCGCATCGTGCCGGACTCACGGGCAAAGGTGGGCAACCTGTATTTCCTGCTCGAGGGACAGGACATTGTTTCCCGACTTGTCAACAGCGACAAGAGCGAGGGGGTGCTCATCGCGATGGTGGGCACGCTCGACGTAAAAAAGATGCGGACCATCGTCGACGGCATCGAATCGTATATCGCCGGCCTCGACACGGACCTCGCCGTGTTCAGCCTCTCGTCCGTTCCCGAGGCGGCTCGGCAGACGCTTTACCGGAATCAGATTTCCAGGATAAGCAAACAGGTCGAATATGATTGCAGGACACGCGCTCCGGTATGCAACGTTACAAAGGAGAAAGTCGAGGAGTTTCTCGGAAAACAGGGATATATGGCGTCATTTTCAACGGCTTCGGATTCACTGAGAAAATCGGTTTGTGTCGCTGTCCGCAATTCATTGATAGCCTCGTTGTCGGCCGGCCTGCGGTCCGACAGCGCCCTGTGCGCAATGCTCACCGAGGACATTCTCGAATTGTGCCACGACACCATCGCAGTGGGTGCAAACGTTTTTAGCAGGTATAAAACATTGTCCGGCCTTTCTGCCGGCGCTGTATCGTTTTCAATCGGGCACACGGGCATGCCGCTTATTTACCGGCACCTGGACGACAGCCTTGTAAAAAGCCAGGTGCAAAGTTTCATCATTGCGCTCGTTTTCATTTACCTCCTTATCGCATTCCAGCTCCGTTCATTGGTCGGCGGGCTTTTCGGCCTCATCCCGATCCTGCTTACCGTGGTGCTCATGTTCGGCATCATGGGTTTTGCCAAAATCCCCATTGACGTGGCGACCGTGCTCGCGGCCAGTGTGGCGCTGGGCATCGGCATCGACTATTCCATTCATTTCAGCGTGCGGTTCAAGACGTTTTACAAAGGCGGCGACAGGGTGGGTGAGGCGCTTGACAATACGCTCAGGACCACGGGAAGGGCGATCGTCATCAACGTGCTGGCGGTCTTCATGGGATTTGTCACGCTGCTTTTTGCCCGGCTCGTGCCGCTGCAGCATTTCGGCGCGCTGGTCGCCATCACCATGATCGGCAGCGGCCTCGGCGCGCTCACCCTGCTGCCCGCGACCATCATCATGACCAAGGGGGGTTTTATGAAAAAGTGGCAGGAAAGGGGAGAAATCCGGGAAGATTTGAATTAA
- a CDS encoding outer membrane lipoprotein-sorting protein, translating into MKQLALIAVLASGLLSAAFTQEKELNGDEILKKVDDVLYASKDKDMQVRFVLIDKNGKESVRDMVTLEKGPDKRLMKFTAPADQKGIGFLSLPDEVMYVYLPAFGKTRRIASHVKNTKFAGTDLTYENLEAKRYSDSWNAKLTSQDSEFYVLELAPKPKTVTDYSKLMVKVKKGDFLAVKIDYFDKSGTNCKTMDRGKFEKYGNYWEATESVMTDLKEQHKTKLIMSAIKHDTNIPDDKFSERYLMR; encoded by the coding sequence ATGAAACAACTGGCTCTTATCGCGGTGCTGGCGTCGGGTCTTTTGTCGGCGGCATTTACCCAGGAAAAGGAGCTTAACGGTGATGAAATTCTTAAAAAGGTCGATGACGTTCTCTACGCCTCTAAGGACAAGGACATGCAGGTGCGCTTCGTGTTGATTGACAAAAACGGAAAAGAAAGCGTGAGGGACATGGTAACGCTTGAGAAGGGGCCCGACAAGCGGCTCATGAAATTCACCGCGCCCGCGGACCAGAAGGGGATTGGGTTTCTTTCCCTTCCGGACGAGGTGATGTATGTGTACCTGCCGGCATTCGGCAAAACGCGGCGCATCGCCTCGCATGTTAAAAACACCAAGTTCGCCGGCACCGATCTCACCTACGAAAATCTCGAGGCGAAACGGTATTCCGACAGCTGGAACGCCAAACTTACCTCACAGGACAGTGAATTTTACGTGTTGGAGCTTGCCCCAAAACCCAAAACGGTCACGGATTACTCAAAGCTTATGGTCAAGGTCAAAAAGGGTGATTTCCTCGCCGTCAAGATCGATTATTTCGACAAAAGCGGGACCAACTGCAAAACCATGGACCGAGGCAAGTTCGAAAAATACGGGAATTACTGGGAGGCGACCGAATCGGTGATGACCGACTTGAAGGAACAGCACAAGACCAAGCTGATTATGTCGGCGATCAAGCATGATACGAATATTCCCGACGATAAATTCAGTGAGAGATATTTGATGAGATGA
- a CDS encoding AraC family transcriptional regulator, whose protein sequence is MKRYFVPLFLVLAAGMGITVRAGAAASCISFESPRSGAVVSAPLCTVAVKACDQVGSITFSARYSLAGQNRDTLVALGRVKRPLFSFVWNAGSVPNQLYKGMTLIAEASFTNGQRVSFKQGGVFIANKPVPFFAAAIPFAKGEGSLLFAKNVAAGRAPGAAHVAACWNKGGITILTKAQAAFNFSGASKDKLAAMGVEVCIDPSLSRKPYPPQQAFSFAVPLDGPPFRILYKPVFSEDGSFSIATEREPYACANEVHKEDGKGFTIDVTVPAALFGATLPDSFGCNVVVRLPGENGQITSISWTESPESDQLSPYTWGTVTLLPKPFFSSGWMQWFMSFVAGLLLALLGGGVFFFIRKRTMSFDQFEQTEEEKKLSDQVCQFIDEAITFKELSLDWAAEKLGLTQGRISAVLKKCGGKNFRDYIMAQRIEIAKERLRSSHSSVASIAESCGFKNVGEMEKYFSRICRTTPLRYRKDNQVA, encoded by the coding sequence ATGAAACGTTATTTTGTGCCTCTTTTTCTTGTGCTCGCCGCGGGCATGGGTATCACCGTCAGGGCCGGAGCGGCCGCGTCATGCATCAGCTTTGAATCGCCGCGAAGCGGGGCGGTCGTGTCCGCGCCTCTTTGCACGGTGGCGGTGAAGGCATGCGACCAGGTCGGTTCAATCACTTTTTCCGCCCGCTATTCCTTGGCGGGGCAAAACCGTGACACCTTGGTCGCGCTCGGCCGCGTCAAGCGCCCTCTCTTCTCATTTGTCTGGAACGCCGGCTCGGTGCCCAACCAGCTTTACAAAGGCATGACCCTTATCGCCGAGGCGTCCTTTACAAACGGCCAGCGCGTTTCGTTTAAGCAGGGAGGAGTGTTCATCGCCAACAAACCGGTTCCCTTTTTTGCCGCGGCAATTCCGTTTGCAAAAGGAGAAGGTTCCTTGCTTTTCGCCAAAAACGTTGCAGCGGGCCGCGCGCCTGGCGCCGCACATGTCGCGGCATGCTGGAATAAAGGCGGTATCACCATTTTAACCAAAGCCCAAGCTGCGTTCAATTTCAGCGGCGCGTCAAAGGACAAGCTCGCCGCCATGGGGGTCGAGGTTTGCATCGACCCGTCTCTTTCTCGTAAACCGTATCCGCCGCAGCAGGCCTTCAGCTTTGCGGTGCCACTCGACGGCCCTCCGTTCCGCATTCTTTACAAGCCCGTTTTTTCAGAAGACGGATCCTTCAGCATCGCAACCGAACGGGAACCATACGCATGCGCCAACGAAGTCCATAAGGAGGACGGCAAAGGTTTCACCATCGACGTCACGGTGCCCGCCGCGCTTTTCGGTGCAACGCTCCCCGACTCGTTCGGGTGCAATGTGGTCGTGCGGCTGCCCGGCGAAAACGGCCAAATAACGAGTATTTCCTGGACCGAATCTCCGGAATCGGACCAGCTCAGCCCGTATACCTGGGGCACGGTGACCCTGCTGCCAAAACCGTTTTTCTCCTCGGGATGGATGCAATGGTTCATGAGCTTCGTCGCGGGCCTTCTCCTCGCGCTGCTTGGAGGAGGCGTATTTTTCTTCATCAGGAAACGGACGATGTCGTTCGATCAGTTCGAGCAGACCGAAGAGGAAAAGAAACTGTCGGACCAAGTTTGTCAATTCATCGATGAAGCCATCACCTTTAAGGAGCTCTCGCTGGACTGGGCTGCGGAAAAACTCGGGCTTACCCAGGGCAGGATAAGCGCGGTGTTGAAGAAATGCGGCGGGAAGAATTTCCGCGATTACATCATGGCGCAGCGCATCGAAATCGCAAAGGAGCGGTTGCGCTCCTCTCATTCAAGCGTCGCCTCGATCGCTGAGTCGTGCGGGTTCAAAAACGTGGGTGAAATGGAAAAATATTTCTCCAGGATCTGCCGGACCACGCCGCTAAGGTACCGGAAGGACAACCAGGTCGCCTAG
- a CDS encoding HD domain-containing phosphohydrolase has product MNIGEEYLILIVDDDKTLCDALSKFLSGLGYKTVLAFNGLQAVELFNELRPHLVILDIHMPVMDGIQFLNKTRKNATAIPVIVTTAHPDINTAIEAIQSGAFDYIVKPFELDVLQQKVARALQTTKLVRENTLLSQLVSLHEITQKLTSTHDIEDLLDVTFHYCLTVSKAESGSIQLVYKDTNELVIVRQKGIQLTQIRSPIDKTDEWAISKWVLNNGRSLLLSDAEKLPDLNLRLNRQEIGSSLSVPLKVAQEVIGVINLNRGKNQEQFSMVELNIINMLVAQASIAINNANLLSSIRQKLDELSLISTYSEQLMGLVDENDVIRSLFSTVQKHFPIDVIAFLIVQKRTHELLYWTRGVLAQPDIEKVCAEVIVEYNRATHSRVQQKRVAFRQLMPPLEFAPNIVMPLAFKYSVPIVGEAFDYGALYFGAMKDLQGKHEQLTLLSSIVSQTRIALTNSKLYNDMKENYIRTIKALAIAVDAKDTYTHGHSENVMNIAEEISNEMGVDTKKKSSIRDAGLLHDIGKIGIPGYILNKTGSLTYEEFNGIMKTHSSLGANIVKDVPFLQDLYKLILYHHENFDGSGYPDGLKGEMIPIGARIIRVADAFEAMTSNRPYRNSLGKKEAIKRLKEGCNVEFDPDVVEAFLRVAKKKKWVDDADVA; this is encoded by the coding sequence ATGAACATCGGTGAAGAATATCTTATTCTCATTGTTGATGATGACAAGACGCTGTGCGACGCCCTGTCCAAATTTCTTTCGGGGCTCGGATATAAAACGGTGCTCGCCTTTAACGGGCTCCAGGCCGTCGAACTCTTCAACGAGCTGCGGCCCCATCTGGTGATCCTCGACATCCACATGCCGGTGATGGACGGCATCCAATTCCTCAACAAGACCAGGAAAAACGCGACGGCCATCCCCGTGATCGTGACCACGGCGCATCCGGACATCAACACCGCCATCGAGGCGATCCAAAGCGGCGCCTTCGACTACATTGTAAAGCCGTTCGAGCTCGACGTGCTCCAGCAGAAAGTGGCGCGGGCGCTGCAGACCACCAAGCTGGTGCGCGAGAACACGCTGCTGTCGCAGCTCGTTTCGCTGCACGAAATAACGCAGAAGCTCACCAGCACGCACGACATCGAAGACCTGCTGGACGTCACCTTTCATTACTGTCTCACCGTGTCCAAGGCCGAAAGCGGCTCCATCCAGCTGGTGTACAAGGACACCAACGAGCTCGTCATCGTCCGGCAGAAAGGCATACAGCTGACCCAGATCCGGTCGCCGATTGACAAAACAGACGAGTGGGCGATTTCAAAATGGGTGCTCAACAACGGACGGTCCCTGCTGCTCTCCGACGCCGAGAAACTGCCCGACCTCAACCTGCGGCTCAACCGGCAGGAAATCGGCTCGTCGCTCAGCGTTCCGCTCAAGGTGGCGCAGGAAGTCATCGGCGTCATCAACCTCAACCGCGGAAAAAACCAGGAACAGTTTTCCATGGTCGAGCTCAACATCATCAACATGCTCGTGGCGCAGGCGAGCATCGCGATCAACAACGCCAACCTGCTGTCGTCCATCAGGCAGAAACTCGACGAGCTGTCGCTCATCAGCACCTACTCGGAGCAGCTCATGGGGCTCGTTGACGAAAACGACGTGATCAGGAGCCTTTTTTCCACCGTGCAGAAGCATTTTCCCATCGATGTGATTGCGTTTCTCATCGTGCAAAAGCGCACGCACGAACTGCTCTACTGGACGCGGGGCGTTCTGGCGCAGCCCGACATCGAGAAGGTCTGCGCCGAGGTGATCGTGGAATACAACCGCGCCACGCACAGCAGGGTGCAGCAGAAACGCGTCGCGTTCCGCCAGCTCATGCCGCCGCTTGAGTTCGCGCCGAACATCGTGATGCCCCTGGCGTTCAAATACTCGGTGCCGATCGTGGGCGAGGCGTTCGATTACGGCGCGCTGTATTTCGGCGCCATGAAGGACCTCCAAGGAAAACACGAACAGCTAACGCTTTTGTCAAGCATCGTGAGCCAGACGCGCATCGCGCTCACCAATTCAAAGCTGTACAACGACATGAAGGAGAACTACATCCGCACCATCAAGGCGCTGGCCATCGCGGTTGACGCAAAAGACACGTACACCCACGGCCATTCCGAAAACGTGATGAACATCGCGGAGGAAATCTCGAACGAGATGGGCGTCGACACCAAGAAAAAAAGCAGCATCCGCGACGCCGGACTGCTTCACGACATCGGAAAAATCGGCATCCCCGGCTATATCCTTAACAAAACGGGATCGCTCACCTACGAGGAGTTCAACGGCATCATGAAGACCCACTCGTCCCTGGGCGCGAACATCGTCAAGGACGTGCCCTTTCTCCAGGACCTTTACAAACTCATCCTGTACCACCACGAGAACTTCGACGGCAGCGGCTACCCCGACGGCCTCAAGGGCGAGATGATCCCCATCGGCGCACGCATCATCCGCGTCGCCGACGCGTTCGAGGCCATGACGTCGAACCGTCCCTACCGCAACAGCCTCGGCAAGAAGGAGGCCATCAAGCGCCTCAAGGAAGGCTGCAACGTTGAATTCGACCCGGACGTCGTCGAGGCGTTTCTGCGCGTGGCCAAAAAAAAGAAGTGGGTGGATGATGCCGACGTTGCTTGA
- a CDS encoding peptidylprolyl isomerase — MKKCLMVILMLMVSCATDKASKQGVICVNGTWIKKDNIERVLEMYKQSAPQQVLQGLPATLKKSVARQLVATELMIQEAKKRQIGFDSLVAVKLIDDIKRRFPDSATFDSALVKMGQTRREMWQQAKEGLMVDSMIKILIKHVDTASAAECQDYYEKNMTKLPSEKRFRVSQIMFTVKKDMPADKRAAVAQKAEKVLAEIRAGKDFAAAARKYSDDTSTAKAGGDIGWLKKGDFKRELDYVVLSLKPNEVSSVVQTDAGFIIFKKTGEEALPPPKFDQVKDQIKATLILKKQNDVVTHFIDSLVARSNIIYTDTSYKMAEESRSR; from the coding sequence ATGAAGAAATGCTTGATGGTCATTCTCATGCTCATGGTAAGCTGCGCGACCGACAAAGCTTCAAAGCAGGGCGTGATATGCGTCAATGGCACCTGGATAAAAAAGGACAACATCGAACGGGTGCTCGAGATGTATAAACAATCGGCGCCGCAACAGGTGCTGCAGGGGCTCCCCGCGACGCTCAAGAAAAGCGTTGCCCGGCAGCTCGTCGCCACCGAGCTGATGATCCAGGAGGCCAAAAAGCGCCAGATAGGCTTCGATTCGCTCGTGGCGGTAAAGCTGATCGACGACATCAAGAGGCGCTTTCCGGATTCGGCCACTTTCGACAGCGCGCTGGTCAAAATGGGGCAGACCCGCCGGGAAATGTGGCAGCAGGCAAAGGAAGGGCTCATGGTGGATTCAATGATCAAGATCCTGATCAAACATGTCGACACCGCCTCTGCGGCAGAGTGCCAGGATTACTACGAAAAAAATATGACGAAACTCCCTTCGGAGAAGCGTTTCCGGGTCAGCCAGATCATGTTCACGGTAAAAAAAGACATGCCGGCTGATAAGAGGGCCGCCGTCGCCCAAAAGGCGGAAAAAGTCCTGGCTGAAATACGGGCAGGCAAGGACTTCGCCGCCGCTGCCAGGAAATATTCCGATGACACCAGTACCGCGAAAGCGGGCGGAGACATCGGCTGGTTAAAAAAAGGAGATTTTAAAAGAGAATTGGACTATGTGGTGCTGTCGCTCAAACCGAATGAGGTAAGCAGCGTGGTCCAAACAGATGCGGGATTCATAATATTTAAAAAGACGGGAGAGGAAGCGCTTCCGCCCCCGAAGTTCGACCAGGTAAAAGACCAGATCAAGGCGACACTCATTTTGAAAAAGCAGAATGATGTCGTCACGCATTTCATTGACAGCCTGGTTGCCAGGTCGAATATCATTTACACGGATACCTCATATAAAATGGCCGAGGAATCCCGGTCACGCTGA
- a CDS encoding ATP-binding protein has protein sequence MTIETQKNFLGKTQTILMAEIESERWSSWIRLGIAVGYSLLAFYSYSVDDISVRAFALQMGAVLTMLAYSGYYLTRYSTTRARTYSSFILVILDVLVITTVLVSYSLMGAPSALLCGSLFSVYFIAIIFTALHNKLSLSIFSGVFSAVCYSAYYLYIFLFKGGPTDTWISDFSIRVVLLLIVAAIAGIISRKNYATINKVISSEQRYQNLVHRLPEMLFTLDERGKFLWSNNTSFALLGLPAKVLPGRNIKDFLAQPGQLKIDKAEFKGTIQIKDLNGRTKYVDCTLQPTSEVEKPLIYEGIMTDVSDRELALSQREEMVTRLHQYQKMESLGTLASGMAHDFNNILQTVDDITVQVQKDTAEPETKKRMEVVSETLVEAKLLISELLALGRNKLLDYKNIHLQGFFEDIIPLYGSQLGSKFQVVFKAPDEPLWIQGDDDYFKRVFQNLIGNSRDAMENGGTITIECFADRRHGEKTGTVVIRFTDTGTGIPHEVLDKIFDPFFTTKKKGKGTGLGLALVQRIVSLHNGRVFVERTDKRGTTFRIEIPESEGGEVEHDTTMIMLNRTPSMVLLLDDDPKIRAILRFFMNEFKYAVCEASTVEEGARELNKHLAECEVLIMDWKLGRDDPHAAIARLRAIKPSLIVIVVSGYPPEQKSVEDMKIWKWFTKPYDKNQLDLEIQKALFYAKKGSKKAGKQGNG, from the coding sequence ATGACCATTGAAACGCAAAAGAATTTCCTTGGAAAAACGCAGACCATACTCATGGCCGAGATCGAGTCAGAGCGATGGAGCTCGTGGATCAGGCTTGGTATAGCGGTGGGATATTCGCTCCTTGCTTTTTACAGTTATTCGGTTGATGATATTTCGGTGCGGGCGTTTGCGCTGCAGATGGGCGCCGTGCTCACCATGCTTGCCTACAGCGGTTATTATCTGACACGCTACAGCACCACCCGCGCGCGGACCTATTCGTCTTTCATTCTCGTCATACTCGACGTGCTCGTCATCACCACAGTGCTGGTCTCGTATTCACTCATGGGCGCGCCGTCTGCGCTGCTCTGCGGTTCGCTCTTCAGCGTCTATTTTATCGCGATCATCTTTACGGCGCTGCACAACAAGCTCTCCCTCTCCATTTTCAGCGGTGTGTTTTCTGCCGTGTGCTATAGCGCATATTATCTATATATATTCCTGTTTAAGGGCGGGCCGACGGACACCTGGATTTCGGATTTTTCCATCCGGGTGGTACTGCTGCTGATCGTCGCTGCCATCGCGGGCATCATCTCCCGCAAGAATTACGCCACCATCAACAAGGTCATCAGCTCGGAACAGCGTTATCAGAACCTCGTGCACCGCCTGCCCGAAATGCTTTTCACGCTTGACGAGCGCGGAAAATTCCTGTGGTCGAACAACACGTCGTTCGCCCTGCTCGGCCTGCCCGCCAAGGTGCTGCCCGGCAGGAACATCAAGGATTTTCTGGCGCAGCCCGGGCAGCTCAAAATTGACAAAGCTGAATTCAAGGGCACCATTCAGATCAAGGACCTCAACGGGCGCACCAAATATGTCGACTGCACGCTGCAGCCGACCTCCGAGGTGGAAAAACCGCTCATCTACGAAGGCATCATGACCGATGTGAGCGACCGCGAGCTCGCGCTGTCCCAACGCGAGGAAATGGTGACGCGGCTGCACCAGTACCAGAAGATGGAATCGCTGGGCACGCTGGCGAGCGGCATGGCGCACGATTTCAACAACATCCTCCAGACCGTGGACGATATCACCGTTCAGGTGCAGAAAGACACGGCTGAGCCGGAAACAAAAAAACGCATGGAGGTCGTCTCCGAGACGCTGGTGGAGGCAAAGCTCCTGATTTCCGAGTTGCTCGCGCTCGGCCGAAACAAGCTGCTCGACTACAAGAACATCCATCTTCAGGGTTTTTTCGAGGACATTATACCGCTGTACGGAAGCCAGCTGGGATCCAAGTTCCAGGTGGTGTTCAAGGCGCCCGACGAACCGCTCTGGATCCAGGGCGACGATGATTATTTCAAGCGGGTGTTCCAGAACCTCATCGGCAACTCGCGCGATGCGATGGAAAACGGCGGCACCATCACCATCGAATGTTTCGCCGACCGCAGGCACGGGGAGAAGACCGGCACCGTGGTGATCCGGTTCACCGATACGGGCACGGGCATTCCGCACGAAGTACTCGACAAGATTTTCGACCCGTTCTTCACCACGAAGAAGAAGGGCAAGGGCACGGGCCTGGGACTCGCGCTTGTCCAGAGGATCGTGTCGCTGCACAACGGCCGCGTCTTCGTGGAACGCACCGACAAGCGGGGCACCACCTTCCGCATCGAGATACCGGAAAGCGAGGGCGGCGAGGTGGAGCACGACACCACCATGATCATGCTCAACCGCACGCCGTCTATGGTGCTGCTCCTCGACGACGACCCCAAGATCAGGGCGATCCTGCGTTTCTTCATGAACGAATTCAAGTATGCGGTGTGCGAGGCGTCCACGGTGGAGGAGGGCGCGCGGGAGCTCAACAAACATCTTGCTGAATGCGAAGTGCTTATCATGGACTGGAAACTCGGCAGGGACGATCCGCACGCTGCCATCGCGAGGCTCCGCGCCATCAAGCCGTCGCTCATTGTGATCGTGGTGTCGGGATATCCGCCGGAGCAAAAAAGCGTGGAGGACATGAAAATCTGGAAATGGTTCACCAAGCCCTACGACAAGAACCAGCTCGACCTCGAAATCCAGAAGGCGCTTTTTTACGCGAAAAAGGGATCGAAGAAAGCGGGGAAGCAGGGGAACGGCTAG
- a CDS encoding TetR/AcrR family transcriptional regulator yields the protein MEKPDAGDAATRQLILKTAGDFFAKYGLSKTTVDDIAKSVRMAKSSLYYYFKSKDEMFAAVLEKETEQFKQKMTAALQAVEDPREKIKTYVLVRMQCMRELLNMYNALRDDYLRHYEFIQKMRETYDFQERELMKMLLHEGNSKGIFNIKDISLTSYAIIVAIKGFEYDWAVRSGGQTVEKNMDSLLDVLFMGIVKR from the coding sequence ATGGAAAAACCCGATGCCGGCGATGCGGCCACAAGACAGCTTATTCTCAAAACCGCCGGCGATTTCTTCGCAAAGTACGGTTTGTCCAAGACCACGGTTGACGACATAGCAAAGTCTGTCCGCATGGCCAAGAGCTCGCTGTACTATTATTTCAAAAGCAAGGACGAGATGTTCGCCGCTGTTCTCGAAAAAGAGACGGAGCAATTCAAACAGAAAATGACCGCTGCTCTGCAGGCAGTCGAAGATCCCCGGGAGAAGATCAAAACCTACGTGCTCGTGCGTATGCAGTGCATGCGAGAACTGCTCAACATGTACAACGCGCTGAGGGACGATTACCTCAGGCATTATGAATTCATTCAGAAAATGCGCGAAACCTATGATTTTCAGGAGCGGGAGCTGATGAAGATGCTTCTGCATGAAGGAAACAGCAAGGGCATCTTCAACATAAAAGATATTTCACTCACCAGCTATGCAATCATCGTGGCTATAAAAGGTTTTGAATATGATTGGGCGGTGCGATCCGGTGGGCAGACTGTTGAAAAAAACATGGATTCGCTTCTGGACGTGCTGTTCATGGGCATCGTAAAACGGTGA